A portion of the Candidatus Bathyarchaeota archaeon genome contains these proteins:
- a CDS encoding DEAD/DEAH box helicase family protein: MKLLSKEQWFSKLEDFSIPFRKYGSFLPEQRKLLEEVYDKLTNSQKPILVFVAPTASGKTHTICLIARTLQEKNYRIAILVPNNYLKEEYKKAQHDVRGRLQDIDFLNIFEYLKTTKQYNFVLADEAHNLKTFLELDRNIVRSIDFTEKEDLFFDIASRHLPPNKSFIAKQLSFNSARELLDDLDNIPKFSKYLRPIIQNPTSWISFIYIWRQNKRCSIKFVRSSDYLCKLKLPMDRILMFSASPLSDKELQFYCGIPASSIERATPIKTTADWRKKQSVYFSVIDELSSKDKTSLLEELIRETKTRTLILFNNFDSCKKTFKSLGKIFDNITMIPPAPLMINLQKFNDFLSYRNGTLLTASTVFWEGITIECLKLVIITDPPYPRPTLVDLVKKKRIFGKQDITRRLQQGLGRIARRQGEYGIGILLFDIEKHCKEVQNIVGKNRVLRMKSPQCLLVLHKIFTDKSPSLDMFISSKCSESSHI, encoded by the coding sequence ATGAAGTTACTATCAAAGGAACAGTGGTTTTCTAAATTAGAGGACTTTTCAATTCCTTTTCGGAAATATGGGTCTTTTCTGCCTGAACAGAGAAAATTATTAGAAGAGGTTTATGACAAACTTACGAATTCCCAAAAACCAATATTAGTTTTTGTCGCTCCTACAGCATCGGGCAAAACGCATACGATATGCCTTATTGCACGAACTCTTCAAGAAAAAAATTATCGTATCGCCATATTAGTTCCGAACAACTATCTTAAGGAGGAATATAAGAAGGCTCAGCATGATGTGCGTGGACGGCTTCAAGATATTGATTTCCTAAACATCTTCGAGTATCTCAAGACTACGAAACAATACAATTTCGTCTTAGCTGACGAAGCACATAATCTGAAAACCTTTCTGGAACTAGATAGAAACATTGTCAGAAGTATAGATTTTACAGAAAAAGAAGACTTATTTTTCGACATCGCAAGCAGACATCTACCTCCAAACAAATCTTTTATTGCCAAACAGTTATCGTTCAACTCTGCAAGAGAGTTGTTAGACGATCTAGATAATATTCCAAAATTCTCAAAGTATCTCAGACCAATTATTCAAAACCCAACCTCATGGATCAGCTTCATTTACATATGGAGGCAAAACAAACGGTGCTCAATTAAGTTTGTCCGCTCATCAGATTATTTATGTAAACTCAAACTCCCGATGGATCGCATACTAATGTTTTCTGCTTCACCATTGTCAGACAAAGAGCTTCAGTTCTACTGTGGGATTCCTGCAAGTAGTATCGAACGAGCGACTCCGATAAAAACAACAGCAGATTGGAGAAAGAAACAAAGTGTTTATTTTTCAGTGATTGACGAGCTTAGTTCGAAAGATAAGACAAGCCTTCTTGAGGAACTAATTCGAGAAACTAAAACGAGAACGCTAATTCTCTTTAACAACTTCGATAGCTGTAAAAAAACATTCAAAAGTCTCGGTAAGATTTTTGACAATATTACAATGATTCCTCCCGCACCGTTAATGATTAACCTGCAGAAATTCAACGATTTCCTAAGCTATCGTAACGGTACCCTTTTAACAGCATCAACAGTTTTCTGGGAGGGAATCACCATTGAGTGCCTTAAACTTGTTATAATAACGGATCCGCCGTATCCTAGACCTACTCTTGTAGATCTTGTCAAGAAGAAACGTATCTTTGGGAAACAAGACATTACCCGTAGACTTCAACAGGGACTTGGGCGTATAGCAAGGAGACAAGGTGAATATGGCATAGGAATATTATTATTTGACATAGAAAAGCATTGTAAGGAAGTCCAGAATATTGTTGGAAAGAACAGAGTTCTTAGAATGAAATCACCTCAGTGCCTTCTTGTTCTCCACAAAATATTTACTGATAAATCTCCCTCTTTAGATATGTTCATTTCCTCAAAATGTAGCGAAAGTTCACACATTTGA
- a CDS encoding ATP-binding protein: MLVPNGYEDEIKCHDELFSGSSWEIGKIHWYIQKADTEMDSRCEIRKKGEHSNVLLEVTPFGEEVGTDEINWWVYRRETEVEELRKKTEVVLSSAQKLKEDSFALKSKSAPKSYSDLIRKIHNFTKDHKKEIHDLYDYVLWLHEKDVLAPRILFAYRVWGSTRLSERVIRITANTIDEDHETVKKCVEVALGLRIDQIYTIGTVYSDIFYEIAESLDDEYPGPIPVPPKQRVLGRTFHRVLSELATYFEFLRQSLRNIILDIEKYNDQMKLLYRESFWKSFIMKAMSSNRIENQLWDFKATLEMWHPRHREREKAEFKFCEQIASFANTNGGVLIIGVTDEPPRRILGVQDMENRIKDAKNVLRRHVNYNTGFTHCQQIPMKDEDGRDKSCLAIAVAQTKDVISVKDQTGKISCPIRTETGLERSSYEKIKDSKKNIPSDNYRFILNLYTFLHDQ, translated from the coding sequence GTGTTGGTTCCAAATGGTTATGAAGATGAGATTAAGTGTCATGATGAGCTATTCTCCGGCTCATCGTGGGAAATAGGTAAAATTCACTGGTATATTCAGAAAGCTGATACTGAGATGGACAGTAGATGCGAAATTAGGAAAAAGGGCGAACATAGCAATGTACTATTGGAGGTGACACCTTTTGGTGAAGAAGTTGGGACCGATGAAATTAACTGGTGGGTTTATAGAAGGGAAACGGAAGTTGAAGAGTTAAGAAAAAAGACTGAAGTCGTATTGAGTTCTGCTCAAAAACTAAAAGAAGATTCATTTGCATTAAAGAGCAAATCTGCTCCAAAGTCGTATTCGGATCTAATAAGAAAAATTCATAACTTTACGAAAGATCACAAGAAAGAAATCCATGATTTGTATGACTATGTATTGTGGTTACACGAAAAGGATGTTCTTGCGCCACGTATATTATTTGCCTATAGAGTTTGGGGATCAACAAGACTTTCAGAGCGAGTGATAAGGATTACTGCGAATACTATTGATGAAGATCATGAGACAGTAAAGAAATGTGTGGAAGTGGCTCTTGGTTTACGAATAGACCAGATTTACACAATAGGAACGGTTTATTCTGACATTTTCTATGAGATTGCCGAATCACTTGATGATGAATATCCGGGTCCAATTCCGGTGCCCCCCAAGCAAAGAGTTCTCGGTCGAACTTTTCACAGAGTTCTTTCTGAACTTGCTACCTATTTTGAGTTTCTTCGCCAATCCTTGAGGAATATCATTCTCGACATCGAAAAGTATAATGATCAAATGAAACTACTATACAGAGAATCCTTTTGGAAATCCTTCATAATGAAGGCCATGAGTAGCAATAGAATCGAAAATCAACTATGGGATTTCAAAGCAACTTTAGAAATGTGGCATCCAAGACACAGGGAAAGAGAGAAAGCCGAGTTTAAGTTTTGCGAGCAAATCGCTAGCTTCGCAAATACAAATGGTGGAGTCCTGATTATAGGTGTCACAGATGAACCACCAAGAAGAATCTTGGGGGTTCAGGATATGGAAAATAGAATAAAAGATGCCAAGAACGTTCTTAGGAGACATGTTAATTATAATACTGGCTTCACTCACTGTCAGCAAATACCAATGAAAGATGAGGATGGAAGGGATAAGAGTTGTCTAGCAATTGCCGTAGCCCAAACAAAGGATGTAATCTCGGTCAAAGATCAAACCGGAAAGATTTCGTGTCCAATCAGAACGGAAACAGGGTTGGAAAGAAGCAGTTACGAGAAGATTAAAGATTCAAAAAAGAACATACCAAGTGACAATTATCGTTTCATATTGAACCTCTATACATTCTTGCATGACCAGTGA